The sequence GGGCATCTGACCGACTCCCAGGGCCGCCGGGTCGACTTCAAGAACACCGTCATCGTGATGACGAGCAACCTCGGCTCCGAGGCGCTGAGCGGCGGTCGCGGGGTGCTCGGCTTCGGCTCGGACGCCACGGGCGCTGAGGCGGGCGACGGCGCACGGGAACGGGCGCTGGGATCGCTGCGCGAGCACTTCCGCCCGGAATTCCTCAACCGGCTCGACGAGATCATCGTCTTCCGCCGGCTCACCGACGACCAACTGCGCCAGATCACCGGCCTGCTGCTCGACGGGACCACCCGCAGGCTGCGCGCCCAGGACATCTCGATCGAGTTCACCCCCGGCGCCGTGGACTGGCTCACCCACCGCGGCCACCAGCCCGAATACGGCGCCAGGCCGCTGCGGCGCACCATCCAGCGCGAGGTCGACAACGCGCTCTCGCGGCTGTTGCTGGACGGCGCGCTGTCGGAGGGCGGCGCCGTGCGTGTGGAGGTGAAGGACAGCGAGCTGGTGTTCCATACCGACGAGAAGCAGCAGGGGGGTCCGGGTGGCGCCACTGGGCCCGCGTGACACCTCCCAGGGGCGCCATGAGTCGCCGGAAGAGCGGGCCGACCGGCGGTGGAACGAACTTCTGCAGGAGGTCCGGGTCATCCAGACCGGTGTGCAGATTCTCTTCGCGTTCCTGCTCACCGTCGTCTTCACCCCGCGCTTCGCCACGCTGGAGCCGACGGACAAGGTCATCTACGTGGTGACGGTCCTGCTGGGGGCGGCCACGACCGGCGCGCTGATCGGTACGGTGACCTTTCACCGCTTGGTCACCGGGCACCGGCTGAAGCCGGAGACGGTCCTGTGGGCCTCCCGCCTGGCCGTGCTGGGGACCGTCCTCCTACTGGGGACGGTCGCCTCCGCGCTGCTGCTGATCCTGCGCATCGCGCTGCACAACTCCGCCGTCCCCTGGGTCGTCACCGGGCTGGTCGCCTGGTTCGTGGTCTGCTGGTTCGTGCTGCCCGCCTGGATCCTGCGCCACTATTCGGCCAAGGAATGAACCCGTACGGGACCGGTGACCGGACCGGGCACACACCCGTCGGCCGGCCGGTGCCGGAGGGGGGAAGGGGCCGCACACACCAACGGCCGCCAAGGGCGCGGGCCGAGACCCTGATCTGGGTCTCGGCCCGCGCCCTTGGCGGCCGTTGCGCCGTCGCCCGTCAGGCGCGCGCGGCGGCCGGACCCACCCGGCGCGGGCGGTAGAGCAGTGCCCCGCCCGCAAGTGCGGCGCTGACGACTGCCAGCCCTACTGCCAGCAGCTCGGGCCACATGCCCGCCTCGCCCAGGCCGCTGCCCAGGGGAGACAGGACGCCGGCCCGGGACAGCGCATGCAGGGCGATGATGATCATGGCCGCGGCGGCGCTCACCGTCCAGACCAGGGCGGTGTCACGCATCGCCAGCCAGCCGGCCAGCAGCAGGTACACGACGGCGATGGCCATCGAGAGCCCGGCTGCCGCCTGGGCGCCCTGCAGGTGCGACGCGTGCACCGGCAGATGGCTCAGACCGCACAGCGCCAGGGTCGCGGCCGCGGGCCAGCGCAGTACGGAGCGCAGCACGCCGGGGACCGCGTAGCCCGGCTGCGGAGCCGCCTCGGCCGGCGAGGCCCACGCCGGGCCGCCCTGCCGCATGGGGTCGGCGGGCTGCCGGGACCAGGGGGTGTGCTGGGGCGGCCGGCCCATCATGGACTCACGCTGTGCGGTGGACAGCGGCTGCCCGTTGCGGTCCAGGGGGCGGACATCGGGGTCGAGCACGTGCATGGACGCGGTCGGTTCGGGTTCGCCGTGGCTGCCATAGCTGCCGTGGCTGCCGTGGCTGCCGTGGCTGCCGTGGCTGCCGTGGCCGCCGTGGCTGCCAGGTCCGCCGAGGCCACCGGGGTCGCCGAGGCCACCGGGGCCGGGCGGGAAGGGATCGACCATGTCAGGGAGACCGGCATGCCCGCCCTTCGTACGGTCGAACAACTCGATCAGCTGCGCCACCTCCTCGACGGACCGGTCGACGGCCACCGCGCGCAGCGCTTCCTGGCTCGACTCCGCAGTGTGCGGGGTGGCCCGCAGCATGTCGAAGAGCGCGGCGACCTCGCTCACCGGCCGGGAAACCACCGCCATACGCAGGGCTTCATCGCCGGGGTTGGGAACGTCGCCGCTGCGCTTGAGCAGTTCCACCAGGGCGGCGACTTCCTCCAGGGGCCGATGGGTGACTGCCTCCCACAGAAGGGTGTGGGACGAGTTGTGCTCAGGGGGCATGGGCGGAAAGTGCTCGCCGGGTCCTGTCGATGACAGTTCGGCGTCGCCCCCACAGAGTGCTGGTTCGGATGTCATGGAGGGACTCCACTGAACGAGGGGAGCGTCAAACACCAGAAGCGCTGACACTCGGCGGACGTTGAGAGTGCTGTGCCTCAGCCAACGTCCCATCGGTGTGCCCCCGCCATTCAGGAAGGCCATCCGGTGGAGACACGCCGGTACGCCCGGGCGCGCCGCCGCCCGGCGTTCGTCTGCCGGTGGGCGTACCGCTTCGCGGAGCAGCCGGCAGGGGGTGCGGCACCGTCGGCGTCCCTCCGGTGACGGCGGCCGTATACGCCCCACCACGAGTGCGGCGACCGCAGGCCTTCCTTCAGGGACGGCCCAGGAGCCTGCGCACAGCACGACTGCTGTTGCGGACCCGCGGCCGATCCGGATGACACGGCCGTGCACTCTCCGCAGGCAGGCAGGCAGGCGGCGCGGCGCCGGAGTGGCTGTCGACCATGTGATCAGGAATATCCGGCTATCAGGGCCGGCTATCAGCCGCCGCGGCGCACCCGGGCTGCTTTGCGGGCCTCGGCGAGCTTCCGGGCCTCGGTGGCCTTGCGGGACTTGCCGCCGGTGGTGCGGGAGGTGTCCTTGCTGGTGCCCAGGCCGCGGAAGGGGGTATGGGTGTTCTTGGCCCGGCGTGTGGCGGGCTTACCGTCGAACGCGGTGCCGGAGGGGGGCTTGGCCCCGGTGATCCGGCTCAGCTCCGCCTCACCCGAGCGCACCTTGGTGGTCGTCGGCTCGATGCCGGCCTCTGCCATCAGGCGGCTCATCTCCCTGCGCTGGCCCGAGAGGACCAGCGTGACGACGCGGCCGGACTCACCGGCCCGGGCGGTGCGGCCCGCGCGGTGCACATAGTCCTTGGGGTCGGTGGGCGGGTCGACGTTGACCACGAGATCGAGGTCGTCGACGTGCAGGCCACGGGCCGCGACATTGGTCGCCACCAGGACGGTGATCTCGCCGTTCTTGAACTGCGCGAGGGTCCGGGTGCGCTGCGGCTGGGACTTGCCGCTGTGCAGGGCCGCGGCATCCACCCCGCTGGCCCGCAGGTGCCGGGTGAGCTGGTCGACCGCGTGCTTGGTATCCAGGAACAGCAGTACGCGGCCGTCGCGGGCGGCGATCTCCGTGGCGACGGCATACCGGTCGGGGCCATGAACGACCAGCACATGGTGGTCCATGGTCGTGACCGCGCCCGCGGACGTCTCGACGGAGTGGGTGACGGGGTCATGGAGGTAGCGCCGGACCAGGTGATCGACGTCGTGGTCCAGGGTGGCGGAGAACAGCATCCGCTGGCCATCGCGGTGCACCTGGTCGAGCACCTCGGTGACTTGCGGCAAGAAGCCCATGTCGCACATTTGGTCAGCCTCGTCGAGGACGGTGATCCACACCCGCCCCAGGTCACAGGCCCTGCGCTCGATGAGGTCGTGCAGGCGGCCAGGTGTGGCGACGATGACCTCGGCCCCGTCGCGCAACGCAGCGGCCTGTCGGCCGATCGACGTGCCGCCGACGATCGCGGCCATCCGCAGCCGGAGCGCGGCGGCATGCGGCGCGAGTGCTTCGGTGACCTGTTGGGCCAGCTCCCGGGTAGGCACCAGGATCAGGGCGAGGGGATGCTTGGGCTCCGCGCGGCGCCCGGCTGTCCGTGCGAGCAGTGGCAGGCCGAAGGCGAGGGTTTTGCCCGATCCGGTGCGCCCGCGCCCCAGGACGTCGCGTCCCGCGAGGGCGTTGGGCAACGTGGCTGCCTGGATCGGGAAGGGCTCGTGCATGCCGAGCTTGGTGAGTGTTCGCAGCAGCTCGGCCGGCAGTTCCAGGTCAGCGAAGGAGACGACCGGGGGCACCGTCGGGGTGAGGGTCACTGGCTGGGCGAGGTCGCCGTGCGAGGTGCCGGGGCGGTCCGGGTGGTTCATGAAGGGCCTTCCGTATGCGGAACGTACCGAGGAAGGCCCGGCAGGAAATGAGCAGCCAACGAACAAAGAGAACCGGACGGGCAGGCTTGCCGACCGTCACAGCCATCCAAACATTTGAGGCTAACACAAAGTGACAGTGTGCCCCGGCGCTGTGGTGCTGATCGTTCCGTCTGCGCGGAGAGCACCCGGTCCGAAGCGGCCTCGAGAATCTCACCTTGGTCGTCAGCCGGCCGCCCTTCCGCCTCCGCCTTTCGAGGTGCCAAGGCCCGCCGAGCCTGATTCGCTGGTAAGTGCAGCTCTCGATACACCACACGGGTGAAGGACAGATCATGAGCGCAACAGGAGAATCCCACGGACGCATCCAGCAGATGCGCGACAAGGCCCAGGAATTGCAGGCGGCCGCGGAACGCACCGGCGACCCGGAAGAGCAGAAGCGGCTCAAGGAGAAGGCGCGCAGGCTCCTGTCCCAGAGTGAACAGGAGAGCGGTATGGCCAGCGGAGACATCTACCCCGCCGAGTAAGGCCGAGCCGTCCTGCGTAAGGCGCCGCGCTGTCCCGCACAAGGCCGTTCTTTCCTGCGCAAGGCCGTGCTGTCGTGCGCAAGGCCACGGTGTCGTACGGGCGGGGTGGCGCCGCGGCGCCCGGCTGTTCGAGTGGCTTCGCGGCCGGCACCGGTCGGCGGTCCGTGCCGCCGGGAAGCGGTGACCGCATGATTCCCTCCGAGCCCCCGCGGACCGCCGGGGCCGTGGCCCGAACGGTGTCCGGGCAGTCCATGGCCGGCCGTGCGGGCTACGACGAGCACTTCCTCGGGGTGCCGGTCCCGCTGCCGGTGCCCGCCGGCCCCGCCGTGGAGACGGTGGTGCTGCCCTACACCCACTTCACCGTGGTGCTGCGACCGGACCGGCGGATGGCGGCGGCCACCGCGGTCTGCATCGACGGTGGGCGGCTGCTGGAGCAGGTGCCGCAGGAGCGCGACTGGCAGCTCGATCCACGGCTGGACGGGGACCGGCAGACCGGTGAGGAGGTCTACCGGAACAACTCGCTGGACAAGGGGCATCTGGTGCCCCGACCCGCGCCCGTGTGGGGCGAGGCCGAGGAGGCGTACGAGGCGGATGCGGACACCTTTCACTACACGAATGCCGCCCCGCAGGCGGATGTGTGCAATCCGAGCAGGCAGGTCTGGCAGGGGCTGGAGAGCTATCTGCTCGGCCACGCCGCCCGGCCGGGACGCAAACTGGCCGTCCTCACCGGGCCCGTACTGCACGACTCGGACCCGCCCTACCGGGGCATCCAGGTACCGCTGCGCTTCTGGAAAGTGGCGGCGTTCCTCCGGGACGG is a genomic window of Streptomyces sp. Edi2 containing:
- a CDS encoding DEAD/DEAH box helicase; the protein is MNHPDRPGTSHGDLAQPVTLTPTVPPVVSFADLELPAELLRTLTKLGMHEPFPIQAATLPNALAGRDVLGRGRTGSGKTLAFGLPLLARTAGRRAEPKHPLALILVPTRELAQQVTEALAPHAAALRLRMAAIVGGTSIGRQAAALRDGAEVIVATPGRLHDLIERRACDLGRVWITVLDEADQMCDMGFLPQVTEVLDQVHRDGQRMLFSATLDHDVDHLVRRYLHDPVTHSVETSAGAVTTMDHHVLVVHGPDRYAVATEIAARDGRVLLFLDTKHAVDQLTRHLRASGVDAAALHSGKSQPQRTRTLAQFKNGEITVLVATNVAARGLHVDDLDLVVNVDPPTDPKDYVHRAGRTARAGESGRVVTLVLSGQRREMSRLMAEAGIEPTTTKVRSGEAELSRITGAKPPSGTAFDGKPATRRAKNTHTPFRGLGTSKDTSRTTGGKSRKATEARKLAEARKAARVRRGG
- a CDS encoding DUF6328 family protein, which codes for MAPLGPRDTSQGRHESPEERADRRWNELLQEVRVIQTGVQILFAFLLTVVFTPRFATLEPTDKVIYVVTVLLGAATTGALIGTVTFHRLVTGHRLKPETVLWASRLAVLGTVLLLGTVASALLLILRIALHNSAVPWVVTGLVAWFVVCWFVLPAWILRHYSAKE
- a CDS encoding DNA/RNA non-specific endonuclease codes for the protein MIPSEPPRTAGAVARTVSGQSMAGRAGYDEHFLGVPVPLPVPAGPAVETVVLPYTHFTVVLRPDRRMAAATAVCIDGGRLLEQVPQERDWQLDPRLDGDRQTGEEVYRNNSLDKGHLVPRPAPVWGEAEEAYEADADTFHYTNAAPQADVCNPSRQVWQGLESYLLGHAARPGRKLAVLTGPVLHDSDPPYRGIQVPLRFWKVAAFLRDGSLAATAYVLDQSPDLVWDAERALAGATPGAPPPLGAFRTFQVPVTDVAELTSLNLGPLPAADLMPVVRAPEERWKRLASHEDIVLRRR
- a CDS encoding DUF6381 family protein, yielding MSATGESHGRIQQMRDKAQELQAAAERTGDPEEQKRLKEKARRLLSQSEQESGMASGDIYPAE